From a single Cyclobacterium marinum DSM 745 genomic region:
- a CDS encoding GNAT family N-acetyltransferase, with amino-acid sequence MTFVVKKITEESLLEKAFYIREQVFVKEQNVAPEEEYDSFENLATHFLVMDGDLGVGTARWRFTKSGIKLERFAVLKAFRGLGVGGMLVKAVLEDVLKIPSSKDKTIYLHGQVTALGLYEKHGFEKVGERFMECDIAHYLMNYRPKG; translated from the coding sequence ATGACCTTTGTAGTAAAAAAAATCACAGAGGAAAGCTTGCTGGAAAAGGCTTTTTATATTCGTGAACAAGTTTTTGTTAAAGAACAAAATGTGGCTCCGGAAGAGGAATATGATTCCTTCGAAAACTTGGCGACCCATTTTCTTGTTATGGATGGTGACTTGGGTGTTGGTACTGCCCGGTGGAGGTTTACAAAATCTGGCATTAAACTTGAAAGATTTGCCGTGTTAAAAGCCTTTAGAGGGCTTGGTGTGGGAGGAATGTTGGTGAAAGCAGTGTTGGAAGATGTATTGAAAATTCCTTCAAGTAAGGATAAAACAATATATTTGCACGGCCAAGTTACAGCCTTGGGATTGTATGAAAAGCATGGTTTTGAAAAAGTAGGAGAGCGCTTTATGGAATGTGATATCGCACACTACCTCATGAATTATAGACCAAAAGGATAA
- a CDS encoding DUF3575 domain-containing protein, which produces MKNFIGALLLVVFFGSIQVKAQTLESPGLPQNEVKLNIFNTIINGSLELGYEHFLDQNQSLGFGMTFMDRFAYVSDRGEGQDFKATSVTLSYNYYFVTESNPSGIYVFPFLKYRGGSFTEVLEDNSTVETSLNSFIVGFGAGYKWVHNDKFALGPYISLARGFNDEVSDRFEPVEFNGGFTIGFRF; this is translated from the coding sequence ATGAAAAATTTTATAGGCGCATTGTTGTTGGTAGTGTTTTTTGGGAGTATTCAAGTAAAGGCACAAACTCTGGAAAGTCCGGGACTTCCTCAGAATGAAGTGAAATTGAATATTTTCAACACGATAATTAATGGTTCCCTTGAGCTTGGTTACGAGCATTTTCTAGATCAAAATCAATCCCTTGGTTTTGGAATGACATTTATGGATCGTTTTGCATATGTTTCTGATAGAGGGGAGGGGCAAGATTTCAAAGCGACCAGTGTAACTTTGTCTTACAATTATTATTTTGTAACAGAATCAAACCCATCAGGGATATATGTATTTCCATTCTTGAAATACAGAGGAGGATCCTTTACTGAGGTATTAGAGGACAATAGCACAGTTGAAACTTCTTTGAATAGTTTTATCGTAGGATTCGGTGCCGGCTATAAATGGGTACACAATGATAAGTTTGCCTTGGGGCCATACATTAGTTTGGCCAGAGGTTTTAACGATGAAGTAAGTGACCGCTTTGAGCCTGTAGAGTTCAATGGAGGATTTACCATTGGTTTTAGATTTTAA